A region from the Streptomyces lydicus genome encodes:
- a CDS encoding YbaB/EbfC family nucleoid-associated protein produces the protein MSTPYDQQIEDLLAEYRDAREQSVDTRRQINEIQATVTAPRQVVKVTVGAQGQVLALDFPTGAYRNMAPKDLSRVIQATLDQARTKALSQVMEVAVGRLPKGMTPADMVTGNFDPRDMSPKDIEMPDFVREYVERGLGARQGGGARS, from the coding sequence ATGTCGACTCCGTACGATCAGCAGATCGAGGATCTGCTGGCCGAGTACCGCGACGCGCGTGAGCAGTCCGTCGACACACGCCGGCAGATCAACGAGATCCAGGCCACGGTGACCGCGCCCCGGCAGGTGGTGAAGGTGACGGTGGGCGCCCAGGGCCAGGTGCTGGCGCTGGACTTCCCCACCGGCGCTTACCGCAACATGGCGCCGAAGGACCTGTCGAGGGTCATCCAGGCCACCCTCGACCAGGCCAGGACCAAGGCCTTGTCGCAGGTGATGGAGGTGGCAGTCGGCCGGCTGCCCAAGGGGATGACGCCGGCCGACATGGTCACGGGCAACTTCGACCCGCGTGACATGTCGCCGAAGGATATCGAAATGCCCGACTTCGTCCGGGAGTACGTCGAGCGCGGGCTCGGCGCGAGGCAGGGAGGGGGAGCCCGGTCGTGA
- a CDS encoding WXG100 family type VII secretion target: MSDDNNDQGDYSEWGWKAVVKHVTGHDPDHPENDGSAKFIADPQSIQDAADTFWYAEQVIQRAADSISEQAQALAGENGPWKGPAAQALNRVMGTLSKQVKDLGDTLSGGITGDYNIPQQLANNAAHLREAGQKIADIDFFYAKQALAQDPSLMMDNGSVHIGAKPELVSMMTQDMQQVVKSLSSHYKVTEDNVAQPKSPTPPTGGAPGPGNGVPNLYNNVGGYSPNGPNFGGANRAGYNSPNLLDYGPTGPPHTGNGNGNLPHFNEGNFPDSTANSGTGPGTGNRPGHAKFPDLSTNAPDSGSPTPYPNAGDLGGTDAPNGTSLYGGSATPNTANIPLPALGKGPWSQSGARDTNPSAYPDTGLNAPGTNMPNSGLLDPSMDAALNPVTSNVPNMRYPDLGLGGPTNKNAGTPNLKKNVASKPYTGGLGLDDIGKLGGGPHAGTTPYSGANIPKLDTSGIKAPTSSPLSSYPDTSLSSANPSGLGSSHGGGGLSSYPHTGLSDPSGGTSRQSAGPEGTTMSPGTGGGANMPSQGGGSGMPMMPMGGMGGGMGGGGGGSEGAPSDSSGLLQGDATPWRGANLRDDAGHLNGGAVPGGEGLDFSPRGLDGDGLSLDGSGTRLPSDGLFSDGLSLDSSGGASDSYGDGLASGASGGANTPSQGGGSGMPMMPMMPMGGMGAGGSGSEGAPSDASGLLQGDATPWRSAGSASTPEATGGAGTGGAGLDFSPRGLPSDGLPADALSEQEAAAPETGTPATTNAETGTPAITNADAFAIGTLDGLPFLASTWGTGTVGQYGSPAAANTWSAPGSSGTQAPRNAAPNGTHATAATAGTAGTESAVAPPASTAVTPAAPDVAAPAPHATPNVAAPEAAPEAAGEPVSAPQPAEVPAEVPAEVPAEVPAEVPASQSLPAHALTSREAPAAVHQPESAPATAPPQQAPAVAVAGQAPAPQAPVPAPQQAVHSTPASAPAPAPATGTAPASAPAASLTVPASGPLSAPASAPAATSASAPPAASATTLAPAPVPATAPAPAPASAPAASAPASAPAKARATTPAADPASASAPQGASVADDAEAWDADLLPLFGAKGGHADGVTGVEEAVGAAGVIGASAYMIARGAGSEQAFAEPARPAWRPKPSSEGGMLRELSCSGVEPEEKPSAAATSSAESEKDGSSAGQGKGRGKTKERDEDSRSSVADLLRQSDDIWGGGGFK, translated from the coding sequence ATGTCCGACGACAATAACGATCAAGGGGACTACTCCGAGTGGGGTTGGAAAGCGGTCGTCAAACACGTCACCGGCCACGACCCCGATCACCCCGAGAACGACGGCAGCGCCAAGTTCATAGCCGACCCGCAGAGCATCCAGGACGCGGCCGACACCTTCTGGTACGCGGAGCAGGTGATCCAGCGGGCCGCCGATAGCATCAGTGAGCAGGCGCAGGCGCTGGCCGGCGAGAACGGGCCGTGGAAGGGCCCCGCGGCACAGGCGCTGAACCGGGTGATGGGCACCCTGTCCAAGCAGGTGAAGGACTTGGGCGACACGCTGTCCGGAGGCATCACCGGGGACTACAACATCCCGCAGCAGCTGGCGAACAACGCGGCCCACCTGCGCGAGGCCGGTCAGAAGATCGCGGACATCGACTTCTTCTACGCCAAACAGGCCTTGGCGCAGGACCCTAGCCTGATGATGGACAACGGCTCGGTGCACATCGGTGCCAAGCCAGAGCTCGTCAGCATGATGACCCAGGACATGCAGCAGGTCGTGAAGAGCCTGAGCTCGCACTACAAGGTCACCGAGGACAACGTCGCCCAGCCGAAGTCGCCGACCCCTCCAACGGGAGGCGCCCCGGGCCCCGGCAACGGCGTGCCCAACCTGTACAACAACGTCGGCGGGTACTCGCCGAACGGGCCCAACTTCGGGGGCGCCAACCGCGCGGGCTACAACTCCCCCAACCTGTTGGACTACGGCCCCACCGGTCCCCCCCACACCGGCAACGGCAACGGCAACCTGCCCCACTTCAACGAGGGCAACTTCCCGGATTCGACGGCGAACTCCGGCACGGGTCCGGGAACCGGCAACCGCCCCGGCCACGCCAAGTTCCCGGACCTCAGCACGAACGCCCCGGACAGCGGCAGCCCCACCCCCTACCCGAACGCCGGGGACCTGGGCGGTACGGACGCGCCCAATGGCACGTCCCTCTACGGCGGGAGCGCCACCCCCAACACGGCCAACATCCCCCTGCCGGCCCTCGGCAAGGGCCCCTGGTCGCAGAGCGGGGCGCGGGACACGAACCCCAGTGCGTACCCGGACACCGGCCTGAACGCCCCGGGCACCAACATGCCCAACAGCGGGCTCCTCGACCCCTCGATGGACGCTGCCCTGAACCCGGTCACGTCGAACGTCCCGAACATGCGCTACCCGGACCTCGGGCTGGGCGGCCCCACGAACAAGAACGCCGGCACCCCGAACCTGAAGAAGAACGTGGCGTCGAAGCCGTACACGGGCGGTCTGGGTCTGGATGACATCGGGAAACTCGGGGGCGGCCCGCACGCCGGCACCACCCCGTACTCGGGGGCGAACATCCCAAAGCTGGACACCTCCGGTATCAAGGCCCCCACCTCCAGTCCGCTCTCCAGCTACCCCGACACCAGCCTCTCCAGCGCGAACCCCTCCGGGCTGGGCTCCTCGCACGGCGGGGGCGGCCTCTCCAGCTACCCGCACACCGGCCTGTCCGACCCCTCCGGGGGCACCAGCCGGCAGTCCGCGGGCCCCGAAGGGACCACGATGTCCCCGGGGACCGGGGGCGGGGCGAACATGCCGAGCCAGGGCGGCGGTTCCGGTATGCCGATGATGCCGATGGGCGGTATGGGCGGCGGTATGGGCGGCGGCGGGGGTGGTTCGGAGGGTGCGCCGTCCGACTCCTCCGGTCTGCTCCAGGGCGATGCGACGCCGTGGCGTGGTGCGAACCTGCGGGACGACGCCGGCCACCTCAATGGCGGCGCCGTGCCGGGCGGCGAGGGACTGGACTTCTCGCCGCGTGGGCTGGACGGCGACGGACTGTCGCTGGACGGTTCCGGTACCCGACTGCCGTCTGACGGGCTGTTCTCCGACGGACTGTCGCTGGACAGCAGCGGAGGGGCCTCGGACTCCTACGGCGACGGACTGGCGTCGGGCGCCTCCGGCGGGGCGAACACGCCGAGCCAGGGCGGAGGTTCCGGTATGCCGATGATGCCGATGATGCCGATGGGCGGTATGGGCGCCGGCGGGAGTGGTTCGGAGGGCGCGCCGTCCGATGCCTCCGGTCTGCTCCAGGGCGATGCGACGCCGTGGCGCAGCGCGGGGTCGGCCTCCACGCCGGAGGCGACCGGTGGGGCCGGGACCGGCGGTGCGGGGCTGGACTTCTCGCCGCGCGGACTGCCCTCCGACGGGCTCCCGGCGGATGCGCTGTCGGAGCAGGAAGCGGCAGCGCCCGAGACGGGCACCCCGGCCACCACGAACGCCGAGACGGGCACCCCGGCCATCACGAACGCCGACGCGTTCGCCATCGGCACGCTGGACGGCCTGCCGTTCCTCGCGTCGACGTGGGGCACCGGCACCGTGGGGCAGTACGGGAGCCCAGCGGCTGCCAACACCTGGAGCGCGCCCGGTAGTTCGGGCACACAGGCGCCGCGGAACGCCGCCCCGAACGGCACCCACGCCACTGCTGCCACTGCTGGCACTGCTGGCACCGAGTCGGCCGTGGCGCCGCCCGCCTCGACCGCCGTGACCCCGGCCGCGCCGGACGTCGCCGCCCCCGCGCCGCACGCAACGCCGAACGTCGCAGCACCCGAGGCCGCGCCGGAGGCCGCCGGGGAACCGGTGTCCGCACCGCAGCCGGCGGAGGTGCCTGCGGAGGTGCCTGCGGAGGTGCCCGCGGAGGTGCCGGCGGAGGTGCCTGCGTCGCAGAGTCTGCCGGCTCATGCGCTGACGAGCCGGGAAGCACCGGCGGCCGTTCACCAGCCTGAGTCCGCCCCGGCCACGGCGCCCCCTCAGCAGGCCCCGGCCGTCGCGGTCGCCGGGCAGGCGCCCGCCCCGCAGGCGCCGGTCCCGGCACCGCAGCAGGCGGTCCACTCGACCCCCGCGTCCGCGCCTGCGCCCGCCCCGGCGACCGGGACCGCACCGGCGTCGGCCCCCGCCGCGTCGCTGACGGTCCCGGCCTCGGGGCCCCTCTCGGCACCGGCGTCGGCACCCGCCGCGACATCGGCGTCGGCACCCCCCGCGGCATCGGCCACGACGCTCGCCCCGGCCCCGGTACCGGCCACGGCGCCCGCCCCGGCACCGGCGTCCGCGCCCGCCGCGTCCGCGCCCGCCTCAGCACCGGCGAAGGCACGTGCGACGACCCCGGCGGCCGACCCCGCCTCGGCGTCCGCGCCTCAGGGCGCGTCCGTGGCCGACGACGCCGAGGCATGGGACGCCGATCTCCTGCCCCTCTTCGGTGCGAAGGGCGGCCACGCCGACGGAGTGACCGGCGTGGAAGAGGCGGTGGGCGCTGCCGGTGTGATCGGCGCGAGCGCGTACATGATTGCCCGTGGTGCCGGCTCGGAGCAGGCGTTCGCCGAGCCCGCGCGGCCCGCCTGGCGCCCCAAGCCCTCCTCCGAAGGGGGCATGCTCAGAGAGCTGTCCTGCTCGGGGGTCGAACCGGAGGAGAAGCCGAGCGCTGCCGCCACTTCGTCCGCCGAGTCCGAGAAGGACGGCTCCTCCGCAGGTCAGGGCAAGGGCAGGGGCAAGACCAAGGAGCGCGACGAGGACAGCAGGAGCAGCGTCGCCGACCTGTTGCGACAGAGCGACGACATCTGGGGCGGCGGCGGCTTCAAGTGA
- a CDS encoding WXG100 family type VII secretion target — MTESSNSYNSGTGNDGSGYTYEATPAYYGVSDGLLGAATEGVPGSYSNGYGNGSYGLDPGSYGGGSGWGGYAGYPPRNTVPGGLDGSTGNPADAYGTDPNGYNTGYNTGYNTGYDTGGYGLGGYGIDPTGGGGGYNTGNYGSSPNSYGSGWSGPGSDTNSDSSSSSDSGSDSSPDSSSNSDSNSDSSSKSSGSSDSANGDYSKYTWKQVMEAVTGSKPDDPGVNGSDTSDPQSLQNAADTFWYAGQVLKEADENLSHQINALVGENGSWKGPAAQSFYKLMQNVSQQVSNLTDVLTGGITGDYNVPQQLANNAQHLREAIAKLHDIDVWYANQAIEYYNEHPGEFKDDIVMDDGRIAVSQVKSIPPLLDSDMRQVLIALAAHYKVTGDSVPHATFSSPITGGGRGLPDSFSSGVTGLGTPLQQQRTTPVTRSMSRPVMPMSRDTMSPVTGMPPSEYLSRPAPIDSSTGQSQPEELQPEMMLRPRTVPAEDARQRSEPEELQPEMMLRPRTVPAEDARQQSEPEELQPEMMLRPRTVPAEDARQQSQPVELQPAMMGRSVAVPAGDVPQQSQPVEVQPAMKGRLSTVPSGDTTPQNTGQAAGLPGF, encoded by the coding sequence ATGACCGAGAGCAGTAACTCCTATAACAGCGGCACCGGTAACGACGGCTCGGGGTACACGTACGAGGCCACTCCGGCCTACTACGGCGTCTCCGACGGCCTCCTGGGTGCCGCCACCGAGGGCGTCCCGGGTAGCTACTCCAACGGGTACGGGAATGGCTCCTACGGCCTGGACCCCGGCTCCTACGGTGGCGGCTCGGGCTGGGGAGGCTATGCCGGGTACCCCCCGCGAAACACCGTTCCCGGGGGCCTGGACGGTTCCACGGGGAACCCGGCGGACGCCTACGGGACGGACCCGAACGGCTACAACACCGGCTACAACACCGGCTACAACACCGGTTACGACACCGGTGGTTACGGCTTGGGCGGCTACGGGATTGACCCGACCGGCGGTGGCGGGGGTTACAACACGGGGAATTACGGTTCCAGCCCCAACAGTTACGGCAGCGGATGGTCCGGCCCTGGCTCGGACACGAACTCCGACTCCAGTTCCAGTTCGGATTCCGGATCGGATTCGAGTCCCGATTCCAGCTCCAACTCGGACTCCAACTCGGACTCCAGCTCCAAAAGTTCCGGCAGCTCCGACAGCGCCAATGGTGACTACTCCAAGTACACCTGGAAGCAGGTCATGGAGGCCGTCACCGGGTCCAAGCCCGACGACCCCGGCGTGAACGGCAGCGACACCTCCGACCCTCAGTCGCTCCAGAACGCGGCGGACACCTTCTGGTATGCGGGGCAGGTGCTGAAGGAGGCCGACGAGAACCTCAGCCACCAGATCAACGCATTGGTCGGGGAGAACGGCTCGTGGAAGGGGCCGGCGGCACAGAGCTTCTACAAGCTGATGCAGAACGTGTCCCAGCAGGTCTCGAACCTGACCGATGTGCTGACCGGCGGGATCACCGGTGACTACAACGTCCCCCAGCAGCTGGCGAACAACGCCCAGCACCTGCGGGAGGCGATAGCCAAGCTGCACGACATCGACGTCTGGTATGCCAATCAGGCCATCGAGTACTACAACGAGCACCCTGGGGAATTCAAGGACGACATCGTCATGGACGATGGCCGGATCGCGGTGAGCCAGGTCAAGTCCATCCCCCCGTTGCTGGACAGCGACATGCGCCAGGTGCTCATCGCCTTGGCGGCCCACTACAAGGTCACCGGCGACAGTGTGCCCCACGCCACCTTCTCCAGCCCGATAACCGGTGGTGGCCGCGGCCTGCCCGACTCGTTCAGCTCGGGTGTCACCGGCCTCGGAACGCCGCTCCAGCAGCAGAGGACAACCCCCGTGACGCGGAGCATGAGCAGGCCGGTGATGCCCATGTCGCGGGACACGATGTCCCCCGTGACTGGGATGCCGCCCTCGGAGTATCTGTCGCGGCCGGCCCCGATTGACTCGTCGACGGGGCAGTCTCAGCCGGAGGAGTTGCAGCCGGAGATGATGTTGCGGCCGCGGACGGTGCCGGCGGAGGATGCGCGGCAGCGGTCTGAGCCGGAGGAGTTGCAGCCGGAGATGATGTTGCGGCCGCGGACGGTGCCGGCGGAGGATGCGCGGCAGCAGTCTGAGCCGGAGGAGTTGCAGCCGGAGATGATGTTGCGGCCGCGGACGGTGCCGGCGGAGGATGCGCGGCAGCAGTCTCAGCCGGTGGAGTTGCAGCCGGCGATGATGGGCCGCTCGGTGGCGGTGCCGGCGGGGGATGTGCCACAGCAGTCTCAGCCGGTGGAGGTGCAGCCGGCGATGAAGGGCCGTTTGTCGACGGTGCCGTCGGGAGACACGACTCCGCAGAACACCGGCCAGGCAGCCGGACTGCCCGGGTTCTGA
- a CDS encoding WXG100 family type VII secretion target produces the protein MTTYQVSLEQMSFAEGEMQAIAQKIQQTLDELEANANKSLANWDSAAREAYEQQRLQWKQGAEAMQQQAVKAAQGLNVIGQHYNDGEKYGVNLWEQ, from the coding sequence ATGACGACGTACCAGGTAAGTCTCGAGCAGATGTCGTTCGCCGAGGGCGAGATGCAGGCCATCGCTCAGAAGATCCAGCAGACCCTGGACGAGCTGGAAGCCAACGCCAACAAGTCTCTCGCCAACTGGGACAGCGCGGCCCGTGAGGCATACGAGCAGCAGAGGCTCCAGTGGAAGCAGGGGGCCGAAGCGATGCAGCAGCAGGCGGTGAAGGCCGCCCAGGGCCTGAACGTCATCGGCCAGCACTACAACGACGGTGAGAAGTACGGCGTCAACCTCTGGGAACAGTGA
- a CDS encoding WXG100 family type VII secretion target, translating to MAGNQPTSVDVPGMRSALPHFEQGLMETRQAHKAMFDQLTALRGGWQGDAAVTFEAAVQNWIDNCDKVHAALQVVFEKLEATTGKYESVHGQTSDEAASLQSAIAAGLPGM from the coding sequence ATGGCTGGAAACCAGCCGACGAGTGTTGATGTTCCCGGAATGCGGTCGGCGCTGCCGCACTTCGAACAGGGCCTGATGGAGACCCGGCAGGCCCACAAGGCCATGTTCGATCAGCTGACCGCCCTGCGCGGGGGCTGGCAGGGTGACGCGGCCGTAACCTTCGAAGCAGCAGTGCAGAACTGGATCGACAACTGCGACAAGGTGCACGCGGCGCTCCAGGTCGTCTTCGAGAAGCTCGAGGCCACCACGGGGAAGTACGAGAGCGTTCACGGCCAGACCAGCGACGAGGCCGCCTCGCTGCAGAGTGCCATCGCCGCCGGGCTGCCCGGTATGTGA
- a CDS encoding right-handed parallel beta-helix repeat-containing protein, whose translation MNRQVLRVSATQSGAYRTVSQALAAAGEGALIAIAPGTYTETLTLTRAVTLSAEGDPGTVRLESPVGSTVTVDAEAVQLTGLTLGGSDANAAVLDVRRGQAAIDGCTVTGDQAWAAVISWQDGQLAARDCRVTNPGGAGIVVTAESDNTVERTTVTDLGSSAVVIADKGRLTVRDCTLERVGGNGICVNGQGSVTVETTTVTGSQKPAIVVEQQARAELMRVTVTESASLDAYLTSTGLTTLTDCTLSGSGEQSVHVGGGAAPLLRGCRLTAAKVSGLQVTGASAPRLEDCQITGTPLAVLIEEGSKAEFHRLRLQGAKRTAIQLRGESRAQFRDLTLTEDCAGLRLSGSSRADLHHADLVVDHGVGADLSEGAVAAFEDVRLRAAGEWGLSVSGGARAEVESSTVDGAGVLVGTDGEVVLRGSELAGSSGDGARVLGGGALTASGCRIHDAKGHGVNVQASGRADLSDCTITGNVGDGVRSNSEEPVTVQRCEVTDNGGTGFNRLRDDEDEQRPRPAAGEPAWAGAGAGVRDKSAGKSAKEERAAAGSDNGPLAELDALVGLDSVKREVTGLINVNKMAQRRLELGLPMPPMSRHLVFAGPPGTGKTTVARLYGAVLAELGILKQGHIVEVSRSGLVAQIIGGTAIKTTEVFEKALGGVLFIDEAYTLTNQSGGSGPDFGQEAVETLMKLMEDHRDEIVVIVAGYSEQMGQFLESNPGMASRFARTVEFPNYEVDELVTIVQGLCAKHYYELEDSGLEALTRYFVDIPKGATFGNGRVARSIFETMISNQASRLATSSGDNETLNRLVAEDVGPLPESENPEAVERAQPPQEPPPETPHAPAPVLDPEPEPVQQAAPRAPAEPPPAMRRLAALCGLRDVRTALLRRTNELVSGVQRGETPAPGANVVLAGEQGSGRRAVATLYAKCLAETGVLRNGAVHRVALSQVPAGRPEEARAFAAWLFGEADGGVLDLELDAAFAARSEAERGMVWEALVASAVRNPQTVWVLRGSDAGLGPTLRERPDVARCFAEYLRFPDYTAEELAGLMCRRLAARGHTVGEATHTALSGRIAGQMPGDGARGAHRLADRIADRTRTTSRPVPEPAAAAHN comes from the coding sequence GTGAACCGTCAGGTCCTGAGAGTCTCCGCGACCCAGAGCGGCGCCTACCGCACGGTCTCCCAGGCGTTGGCCGCGGCCGGTGAGGGCGCGCTGATCGCCATCGCGCCGGGCACCTACACCGAGACGCTCACGCTCACCCGGGCGGTCACGCTCTCCGCCGAGGGCGACCCCGGCACCGTGCGGCTGGAGTCACCGGTCGGCAGCACGGTCACGGTGGACGCCGAAGCGGTCCAGCTCACCGGCCTCACCCTCGGCGGCTCCGACGCCAACGCTGCCGTGCTGGACGTGCGCCGCGGCCAGGCGGCGATCGACGGCTGCACGGTGACCGGCGACCAGGCGTGGGCCGCGGTGATCTCCTGGCAGGACGGTCAACTGGCGGCCCGTGACTGCCGGGTGACCAACCCCGGCGGCGCCGGCATCGTGGTGACCGCCGAGAGTGACAACACCGTGGAACGCACCACCGTCACCGACCTGGGTTCCTCCGCCGTCGTCATCGCCGACAAGGGGCGCCTCACGGTGCGCGACTGCACCCTGGAGCGGGTCGGCGGCAACGGCATCTGCGTGAACGGGCAGGGGAGCGTCACCGTCGAGACCACCACCGTCACCGGCAGCCAGAAGCCGGCCATCGTGGTGGAGCAGCAGGCCAGGGCGGAGCTGATGCGGGTCACCGTCACCGAGTCCGCCAGCCTCGACGCCTACCTGACCAGCACCGGCCTCACCACCCTGACCGACTGCACCCTGAGCGGCTCGGGCGAACAGTCCGTCCACGTCGGCGGGGGCGCGGCTCCCCTGCTGCGCGGCTGCCGCCTGACGGCGGCGAAGGTCAGCGGCCTCCAGGTCACCGGCGCCTCCGCCCCCCGGCTGGAGGACTGCCAGATCACCGGCACACCGCTGGCCGTCCTCATCGAGGAGGGCAGCAAGGCCGAGTTCCACCGGCTGCGCCTCCAGGGCGCCAAGCGCACCGCGATCCAGCTCCGTGGCGAGTCCCGGGCCCAGTTCCGGGACCTGACGCTCACGGAGGACTGTGCGGGGCTGCGCCTGTCCGGGTCCTCCCGCGCCGACCTGCACCACGCCGACCTCGTGGTCGACCACGGTGTCGGCGCCGACCTCTCCGAGGGCGCCGTCGCCGCCTTCGAGGACGTCCGGCTGCGCGCGGCGGGCGAGTGGGGACTGTCGGTGTCCGGCGGGGCGCGCGCCGAGGTGGAGTCCTCCACGGTCGACGGCGCCGGCGTGCTCGTCGGCACGGACGGCGAGGTCGTGCTGCGCGGCAGCGAACTGGCCGGCTCCTCCGGCGACGGCGCGCGGGTGCTCGGCGGCGGCGCCCTCACCGCGAGCGGCTGCCGGATACACGACGCGAAGGGCCACGGCGTCAACGTCCAGGCGTCCGGCCGGGCCGACCTCAGCGACTGCACGATCACCGGCAACGTCGGTGACGGCGTCCGCAGCAACTCCGAGGAGCCCGTCACCGTCCAGCGCTGCGAGGTCACCGACAACGGCGGCACCGGCTTCAACCGGCTGCGCGACGACGAGGACGAGCAGCGGCCGCGGCCGGCGGCGGGCGAGCCGGCCTGGGCCGGGGCGGGGGCCGGCGTACGGGACAAGAGCGCCGGCAAGTCCGCCAAGGAGGAGCGCGCCGCGGCGGGCAGCGACAACGGGCCGCTGGCCGAACTCGACGCCCTGGTGGGCCTGGACAGCGTCAAGCGCGAGGTCACCGGCCTGATCAACGTCAACAAGATGGCCCAGCGGCGCCTGGAACTCGGCCTGCCCATGCCGCCGATGAGCCGGCACCTGGTCTTCGCCGGACCACCCGGCACCGGCAAGACCACCGTCGCCCGGCTCTACGGCGCGGTCCTCGCCGAACTCGGCATCCTCAAACAGGGCCATATCGTCGAGGTGTCCCGGTCCGGGCTGGTGGCGCAGATCATCGGCGGCACGGCGATCAAGACCACCGAGGTCTTCGAGAAGGCGCTCGGCGGCGTGCTCTTCATCGACGAGGCCTACACCCTCACCAACCAGTCCGGGGGCAGCGGGCCCGACTTCGGCCAGGAGGCCGTCGAGACGCTGATGAAGCTCATGGAGGACCACCGCGACGAGATCGTGGTGATCGTCGCGGGGTACTCCGAACAGATGGGGCAGTTCCTGGAGTCCAACCCCGGCATGGCCTCCCGCTTCGCCCGCACCGTGGAGTTCCCCAACTACGAGGTCGACGAGCTCGTCACCATCGTGCAGGGCCTGTGCGCCAAGCACTACTACGAGCTTGAGGACTCCGGTCTGGAGGCCCTCACCAGGTACTTCGTGGACATCCCCAAGGGGGCCACGTTCGGCAACGGGCGTGTCGCCCGGTCGATCTTCGAGACCATGATCAGCAACCAGGCGTCCCGGCTGGCCACCTCCTCCGGCGACAACGAGACGCTGAACCGTCTGGTGGCCGAGGACGTCGGTCCGCTGCCGGAGTCCGAGAACCCCGAGGCCGTCGAGAGGGCGCAGCCCCCGCAGGAACCGCCCCCGGAGACCCCCCACGCCCCGGCCCCGGTTCTCGACCCGGAACCCGAGCCGGTGCAGCAGGCAGCCCCCAGGGCGCCGGCCGAACCACCGCCCGCCATGCGGCGACTGGCGGCGTTGTGCGGACTGCGTGACGTCCGCACGGCCCTGCTCAGACGTACCAATGAGCTGGTGTCCGGGGTCCAGCGGGGCGAGACACCCGCACCGGGAGCCAACGTCGTGCTGGCCGGCGAACAGGGCAGCGGACGCCGCGCCGTGGCCACGCTGTACGCCAAGTGCCTGGCCGAGACCGGCGTGCTGCGCAACGGCGCGGTGCACCGCGTGGCGCTGTCGCAGGTGCCCGCCGGACGCCCGGAGGAGGCCCGCGCCTTCGCCGCCTGGCTGTTCGGCGAGGCGGACGGCGGCGTGCTGGACCTCGAACTCGACGCGGCCTTCGCCGCGCGGTCCGAGGCGGAGCGCGGCATGGTGTGGGAGGCCCTGGTGGCGTCCGCGGTCCGCAACCCGCAGACGGTGTGGGTGCTGCGCGGCAGCGACGCCGGGCTCGGCCCGACACTGCGCGAACGGCCGGACGTGGCGCGGTGTTTCGCCGAGTACCTGCGCTTCCCCGACTACACGGCGGAGGAGCTCGCCGGGCTGATGTGCCGGCGGCTCGCCGCCCGCGGCCACACCGTCGGCGAGGCGACGCACACGGCGCTGAGCGGGCGTATCGCAGGCCAGATGCCCGGCGACGGTGCGCGCGGCGCCCACCGGCTCGCGGACCGCATCGCGGACCGGACGCGCACCACGTCCCGTCCGGTTCCCGAACCGGCTGCAGCTGCGCACAACTAG